From one Pithys albifrons albifrons isolate INPA30051 chromosome 22, PitAlb_v1, whole genome shotgun sequence genomic stretch:
- the B3GALT6 gene encoding beta-1,3-galactosyltransferase 6, which produces MKALRRLCRHRAALGLGGLGLCAAVLLYLAKCTSEGLPAPPAALPHTRTAAPRRDSALLAVVVMSGPKYSERRSIIRSTWMAPGGRGHGRFVWGRFVLGTAGLGPEELRGLELEQSRHRDLLLLPELRDSYENLTAKVLATYAWLDTHLDFQFVLKADDDTFARLDVLVEELRAKEPRRLYWGFFSGRGRVKAEGKWKESAWVLCDYYLPYALGGGYVISADLVRYLRLSRDYLNMWQSEDVSLGVWLAPIDVKRVHDPRFDTEYKSRGCNNKYIVTHKQSIEDMLEKHQNLVKEGKLCKEEVKLRLSYMYDWGVPPSQCCQRKDGIP; this is translated from the coding sequence ATGAAGGCGCTGCGGCGGCTGTGCCGGCACCGGGCGGCGCTGGGGCTCGGCGGGCTCGGCCTCTGCGCCGCCGTCCTGCTCTACTTGGCCAAGTGCACGTCGGAGGGGCTgcccgcgccgcccgccgcgCTCCCGCACACACGCACGGCCGCGCCGCGCCGGGACAGCGCCCTGCTGGCCGTGGTGGTGATGAGCGGCCCCAAGTACAGCGAGCGCCGCAGCATCATCCGCAGCACGTGGATGGCACCGGGAGGGCGCGGGCACGGCCGGTTCGTGTGGGGCCGCTTCGTGCTGGGCACGGCCGGGCTGGGCCCCGAGGAGCTGCGcgggctggagctggagcagagccgGCACCGCgacctcctcctgctgcccgaGCTGCGGGACTCCTACGAGAACCTGACGGCCAAGGTGTTGGCCACCTACGCGTGGCTGGACACGCACCTGGACTTCCAGTTCGTCCTCAAGGCCGACGACGACACCTTCGCGCGCCTCGATGTGCTGGTGGAGGAGCTGCGGGCGAAGGAGCCGCGCCGGCTCTACTGGGGCTTCTTCTCGGGCCGCGGCCGCGTCAAGGCGGAGGGGAAGTGGAAGGAGAGCGCCTGGGTGCTGTGTGACTATTACCTGCCCTACGCCCTGGGCGGCGGGTATGTCATCTCGGCAGACCTGGTGCGGTACCTGCGCCTCAGCAGGGACTACCTGAACATGTGGCAGAGCGAGGAcgtgtccctgggggtctggTTGGCGCCCATCGACGTGAAGAGGGTGCACGACCCGCGCTTCGACACCGAGTACAAGTCGCGGGGTTGCAACAATAAATACATCGTGACTCACAAACAGAGCATCGAGGACATGCTGGAGAAGCACCAGAACCTGGTGAAGGAGGGGAAGCTCTGCAAGGAGGAGGTTAAACTCAGGCTCTCCTACATGTACGACTGGGGGGTGCCACCCTCGCAGTGCTGCCAGAGGAAGGATGGCATCCCATGA
- the SDF4 gene encoding 45 kDa calcium-binding protein encodes MQPSQSLLCPLGSLFLSLLLLFLPLDVHARPANSSALKERAAEGKGEQEILPPDHLNGVKLERDGHLNKEFHQEVFLGKDMDEFEEDSEPRKNRKKLMGIFSKVDINNDRRIGAKEMQRWIMEKTDEHFQEAVQENKMHFRAVDPDGDGHVSWDEYKVKFLASKGFNEKEIAEKIKNNEELKIDEETQEVLDNLKDRWYQADNPPPDLLLNEEEFLSFLHPEHSRGMLKFMVKEIIRDLDQDGDKKLTLSEFISLPVGTVENQQAQDIDDDWVKDRKKEFEEVIDANHDGIVTMEELEEYMDPMNEYNALNEAKQMIAVADENQNHHLELEEILKYSEYFTGSKLMDYARNVHEEF; translated from the exons aTGCAGCCCAGCCAGTCCTTGCTGTGCCCTTTGGGCTCCCTGTTCttgtccctcctcctcctcttcctcccgcTGGACGTCCATGCCAGGCCTGCCAACAGCTCTGCCCTGAAGGAAAGGGCAGCAGAGGGCAAAGGGGAGCAGGAGATTCTGCCCCCAGACCACCTGAACGGGGTGAAACTGGAGAGGGATGGGCACCTGAACAAGGAGTTCCACCAGGAGGTGTTTCTGGGCAAGGACATGGACGAGTTTGAGGAGGATTCAGAGCCcagaaagaacaggaagaagCTGATGGGCATTTTCTCCAA GGTGGATATAAACAATGACAGAAGGATTGGAGCCAAGGAGATGCAGCGCTGGATCATGGAGAAAACTGACGAGCATTTCCAGGAGGCTGTGCAGGAGAACAAGATGCACTTCCGAGCTGTGGACCCTGATGGGGATG GCCACGTGTCCTGGGATGAATATAAAGTCAAATTCCTGGCAAGTAAAGgctttaatgaaaaagaaattgctgaGAAGATCAAGAACAACGAAGAGTTGAAAATAGATGAAGAAA CGCAGGAAGTTTTAGACAACCTGAAGGATCGGTGGTACCAAGCTGACAACCCCCCTCCTGACCTGCTGCTGAATGAGGAGGAGTTCCTGTCCTTCCTccacccagagcacagcaggggcatGCTGAAGTTCATGGTGAAAGAAATCATCAGGGATTTGG ATCAAGATGGAGATAAGAAGCTCACCCTGTCAGAGTTCATTTCCTTACCTGTTGGCACCGTGGAGAACCAGCAGGCTCAGGACATTGATGATGACTGGGTGAAGGACAGGAAGAAGGAGTTTGAGGAGGTCATTGATGCCAACCATGATGGGATTGTCACCATGGAAGAGCTGGAG GAATATATGGATCCCATGAACGAGTACAATGCCCTGAATGAAGCAAAGCAGATGATTGCAGTGGCAGATGAGAATCAAAACCACCActtggagctggaggagatCCTGAAATACAGCGAGTACTTCACAGGCAGCAAACTCATGGACTATGCACGGAACGTGCACGAGGAGTTCTGA